The Chryseobacterium suipulveris genome window below encodes:
- a CDS encoding TonB-dependent receptor — translation MLMKTHYLSKSFFLLLVLSGLWLNAQITISGKVTFKNKGMKDISVTLKDTYDGATTDEAGNYSFQTSEKGNHILVFTNPRFVEIEKSISVGNENLSINSELKEQISEIDAVTITAGSIEASDRKRATVLLTPIDIYTTAGADGQISSALNYLPGVQKVGENEGLFIRGGTGAETKIFIDGSLINNYFTNSVPGIAGRDRFNTSLFKGNIFSSGGYSALYGQALSGVLLLESVDLPATTSYDFGISPLFASANYQKLSDSKTYSYGASLGYFNLGLVQKILKYNTDFSKPAQGFGGDVNFRMKTKSGGMFKYYGSFDTNQMAVKSQSLEPEYDKTKVDLNASNQFHNLSFKQKLGSYLLNAGTTISFNDSKLNFATIKNETETPQTDFDTKGNYFNLKTVLERKLGKISAVRGGMEFNNSHDTNNFGQDHNDLISSFFAETDLGFSNNFSAKLGLRAENSSYLHQTNFAPRFALGYRFTKNLTGSLAYGIFYQNPESKYLNSDAPLSFQRAEHYVFQLQQNIEGRNLRAEIFYKDYSKLIKTVGNQYVQTAINNDGNGFAKGAEIFWRDRKTFKNIDYWISYSYLDSKRDFMNYPVSLVPNFAAKHTLSVVAKKFVTEWKTGFNLSYTYASGRPYYDIVSQNQTNIIRHEGTLKDYSGLNFSLNYLPNIGKKDSKAFTVLVLSVSNILGNKNVYGYNFSNDGLRSSAVVPPVNTFVFIGAFISFGVDKTNDAINNNL, via the coding sequence ATGCTCATGAAAACTCATTATTTATCAAAAAGTTTTTTTCTGCTCCTTGTCCTTTCAGGATTATGGCTCAATGCTCAAATTACAATTTCCGGTAAAGTTACGTTTAAAAATAAAGGGATGAAAGATATTTCAGTTACTTTAAAAGATACCTACGACGGCGCTACAACCGATGAAGCAGGAAATTATTCCTTCCAAACGTCAGAAAAAGGAAACCACATCCTGGTTTTTACAAATCCTAGATTTGTTGAAATAGAAAAGTCAATTTCTGTCGGCAATGAAAATCTTTCTATAAATTCTGAATTAAAGGAACAGATCTCAGAAATCGACGCAGTGACCATCACCGCCGGTTCCATCGAGGCAAGCGACAGAAAACGGGCGACCGTTCTTTTGACACCCATCGATATTTACACGACAGCAGGAGCGGATGGACAGATTTCTTCCGCCTTAAATTATCTTCCTGGAGTGCAGAAAGTTGGCGAAAACGAAGGGCTTTTTATCCGCGGAGGAACAGGTGCGGAAACGAAAATCTTTATAGACGGAAGTTTGATCAATAACTATTTCACCAATTCCGTTCCCGGAATTGCGGGTAGAGACCGCTTCAACACTTCATTATTCAAAGGAAATATTTTTTCGAGTGGAGGTTATTCGGCACTTTACGGACAGGCGTTGTCGGGAGTTCTGCTTTTAGAAAGCGTGGATTTGCCCGCAACAACTTCTTACGATTTCGGCATTTCTCCGCTTTTTGCGAGTGCGAATTACCAGAAATTATCCGACAGTAAAACCTATTCGTACGGAGCGAGTTTGGGCTATTTCAACCTCGGTCTGGTTCAGAAAATCCTTAAATACAATACCGATTTCAGCAAACCGGCACAAGGTTTCGGTGGGGACGTGAACTTCAGAATGAAAACGAAATCAGGCGGAATGTTCAAATATTACGGCAGTTTCGACACCAACCAAATGGCAGTAAAATCCCAAAGTTTGGAACCCGAATACGACAAAACCAAAGTGGATTTGAACGCTTCAAACCAGTTTCACAACCTCTCTTTTAAACAAAAGTTGGGAAGCTACCTTCTGAACGCGGGAACCACGATTTCTTTCAACGATTCGAAACTGAATTTTGCCACGATAAAAAATGAAACCGAAACGCCGCAAACTGATTTTGATACCAAAGGAAACTACTTCAATTTGAAGACGGTTTTAGAAAGAAAATTAGGGAAAATTAGTGCTGTTCGTGGCGGAATGGAATTTAACAATTCGCATGATACCAACAACTTCGGTCAGGACCATAACGATTTGATCTCCTCTTTTTTTGCGGAAACTGATTTGGGATTCAGCAATAATTTTTCTGCGAAATTGGGTTTAAGGGCTGAAAATTCTTCTTACCTGCACCAAACGAATTTTGCACCGCGGTTTGCGTTAGGATACCGATTCACAAAGAATTTGACCGGATCTTTAGCTTACGGAATTTTCTACCAAAACCCAGAAAGCAAATATCTGAATTCTGATGCTCCACTAAGTTTTCAGCGGGCGGAACACTATGTTTTCCAGTTGCAGCAAAACATTGAAGGTCGAAATCTGAGAGCCGAAATTTTTTACAAAGATTACAGCAAACTCATTAAAACTGTAGGGAATCAGTACGTTCAAACTGCCATTAACAACGATGGAAACGGATTTGCAAAAGGTGCCGAAATTTTCTGGCGAGACCGAAAAACCTTTAAAAATATCGACTATTGGATTTCTTATTCTTACCTCGATTCTAAAAGGGATTTTATGAATTACCCGGTGAGTTTGGTTCCCAACTTTGCGGCGAAACATACGCTTTCTGTAGTCGCTAAAAAGTTTGTGACCGAGTGGAAAACCGGCTTTAACCTTTCCTATACTTACGCTTCAGGACGGCCTTATTACGACATTGTTTCACAAAACCAAACCAACATTATCCGCCACGAAGGAACTTTGAAGGATTACAGCGGACTGAATTTCAGTTTGAATTATCTGCCAAATATTGGGAAGAAAGATTCCAAGGCGTTTACGGTTCTTGTGTTAAGCGTTTCAAACATTCTCGGAAACAAAAATGTGTACGGCTACAATTTTTCCAACGACGGTTTGAGAAGTTCTGCGGTGGTTCCACCTGTTAATACGTTTGTATTCATCGGTGCTTTCATCAGTTTCGGTGTCGATAAAACGAATGATGCGATCAACAACAATTTATAA
- a CDS encoding superoxide dismutase family protein produces the protein MKIATFSLFACSAIIAVSCTTTKNYAIDAKSGTNTQGTAKFTQTGKTVELDLNVYKLTPGIHAVHIHEKGDCSTADASSAGGHWNPTGHNHGRWGTDSYHKGDIGNLAADKDGTARKIFKTDQWCIGCKDESKNILGKSLIIHAAEDDFKTQPTGNAGGRVGCVEIK, from the coding sequence ATGAAAATCGCAACATTTTCTCTGTTTGCATGCAGCGCAATTATTGCTGTATCGTGTACCACCACCAAAAACTACGCAATCGATGCGAAAAGCGGAACCAACACACAGGGAACCGCTAAGTTCACCCAAACCGGAAAAACGGTTGAACTCGACCTGAACGTTTACAAACTCACTCCCGGAATTCACGCGGTTCACATTCACGAAAAAGGAGACTGCTCAACTGCTGATGCAAGTTCTGCTGGTGGACACTGGAATCCGACCGGTCACAACCACGGAAGATGGGGAACCGATTCTTACCATAAAGGTGATATCGGTAACTTAGCTGCCGATAAGGACGGAACTGCAAGAAAAATCTTTAAGACCGACCAATGGTGTATTGGCTGTAAAGATGAAAGCAAAAATATTCTTGGCAAATCTTTAATTATTCACGCTGCAGAAGATGACTTCAAAACTCAGCCAACCGGAAATGCGGGCGGAAGAGTAGGCTGCGTGGAAATTAAATAA
- a CDS encoding IS256 family transposase, variant Zn-binding type produces the protein MDTISWGKQKGKRRFKCKNCGIYFTLENKSVSLKNKEIWFRKWIIGRQTYEQISIESGYLISTLQRYFNLMLAKAPQLSYSQNKEVYLLIDATYFSNEICLVVFRDDVFKQTQLYRITDGEHFEELREDLQNILDLGVKIGGITCDGDKSLIKAIRKVCPKVPMQRCLVHIQRMCKIWLSAHPKTRAGFELREIACKLHFIDCESKKQYWIRELVDWFEQHKEFINEKSYNEETGRYWYTHKMVRRSFSVIKKALPNMFTFLQNPKIPKTTNGLESFFGHLKGNLNIHRGLTKSRRKKFIQWYLFYKNQK, from the coding sequence TTGGATACCATTTCGTGGGGAAAACAGAAAGGCAAGAGGCGGTTCAAGTGTAAGAACTGCGGGATTTACTTTACGCTTGAAAACAAATCCGTAAGTTTAAAAAATAAAGAGATTTGGTTCAGGAAGTGGATCATAGGTCGACAAACTTACGAGCAGATTTCAATTGAATCCGGATATTTGATCAGTACGCTCCAACGATATTTTAACCTTATGCTGGCAAAGGCTCCACAGCTGAGTTACAGTCAGAACAAGGAAGTCTATCTTTTGATTGACGCCACATATTTTTCCAATGAAATCTGTCTTGTCGTTTTTAGGGACGATGTCTTCAAACAAACCCAACTTTACAGAATAACCGATGGTGAACACTTTGAAGAACTTAGGGAAGATCTTCAAAATATTCTTGATTTGGGTGTAAAAATTGGTGGGATTACGTGCGACGGAGATAAATCCCTGATTAAGGCTATTAGAAAGGTATGCCCGAAAGTTCCGATGCAGAGATGCCTGGTGCATATCCAGAGAATGTGCAAGATATGGCTTTCCGCACATCCTAAAACAAGGGCAGGATTCGAGCTCCGAGAGATTGCGTGTAAACTTCACTTTATCGACTGCGAGTCAAAAAAGCAATATTGGATACGGGAGCTTGTGGATTGGTTCGAGCAGCACAAAGAGTTTATCAATGAAAAATCTTACAATGAGGAAACAGGAAGGTATTGGTATACTCACAAGATGGTGAGGCGAAGTTTTTCAGTGATCAAAAAGGCGCTTCCAAATATGTTCACCTTTCTACAGAATCCTAAGATACCGAAAACCACCAATGGTCTGGAATCCTTCTTCGGACATCTGAAAGGCAATCTGAATATTCATAGAGGACTTACTAAAAGTAGGCGCAAAAAATTCATTCAATGGTATCTTTTCTATAAAAACCAGAAGTGA
- a CDS encoding Fic family protein encodes MENFKSGQYINQGYYKSFQPNLINREWMINDPEILSLLSKADRELGRLDTYSHYANIDLFISMHIVKEATQSTKIEGTQTNIEEAFLQKEDLTLDKRDDWEEVQNYITAMKAAVGDLEHLPISSRLIKNTHKTLISGVRGEHKLPGEYRKSQNWIGGATIDDAVFVPPVHTSVHELMSDLEKFANDEFNILPDLLKVAIIHYQFETIHPFLDGNGRIGRLLIPVYLVSKDIIRQPILYLSDFFEKHRSLYYENLMKVRKENDLKQWLKFFLVGVIQTARIGVETFDGILNLQKEIEEKLNSYKGKTDDARKIVAELYINPLTNAHKVEKLIEKSYGSAYKQIAILENLGIISEITGGQRGKIYAFQEYIDLFKK; translated from the coding sequence ATGGAAAATTTCAAATCTGGACAATATATCAATCAAGGCTATTACAAAAGTTTTCAGCCCAATCTTATTAATCGTGAGTGGATGATTAATGATCCTGAAATTCTTTCTCTTCTAAGCAAAGCAGATCGAGAGTTGGGAAGATTAGACACTTATTCTCACTATGCAAATATCGATTTGTTTATCAGTATGCATATTGTAAAAGAAGCGACACAATCCACAAAGATTGAAGGTACACAAACCAATATTGAAGAAGCTTTTTTACAAAAAGAAGATTTGACACTGGACAAACGTGATGATTGGGAAGAAGTTCAGAATTATATTACTGCGATGAAAGCAGCTGTTGGGGATTTGGAACATTTGCCAATTTCTTCTCGATTGATTAAGAATACGCATAAAACTCTAATTTCTGGAGTTCGTGGCGAACACAAACTTCCAGGAGAATACCGAAAAAGTCAAAACTGGATTGGTGGAGCAACAATTGATGATGCGGTTTTTGTGCCGCCTGTACATACTTCAGTTCACGAATTAATGTCTGATTTGGAAAAATTTGCTAATGATGAATTTAATATTTTACCTGACTTATTAAAGGTGGCAATTATTCATTATCAGTTTGAAACGATTCACCCTTTTCTGGACGGAAACGGACGTATTGGCCGCTTGCTTATTCCCGTTTATCTCGTAAGCAAGGATATCATAAGGCAACCTATTCTGTATTTGTCGGATTTCTTTGAGAAACACCGAAGTCTTTATTATGAAAACCTAATGAAAGTAAGAAAAGAAAACGATTTGAAACAATGGTTGAAATTTTTCTTGGTTGGCGTCATCCAAACAGCAAGAATTGGGGTGGAAACTTTTGATGGAATCTTAAATCTTCAGAAAGAGATTGAAGAAAAACTGAACAGTTACAAAGGTAAGACAGATGATGCTCGTAAAATCGTTGCTGAACTTTATATCAATCCTTTGACCAACGCTCACAAAGTTGAAAAGCTTATCGAGAAATCTTACGGTTCGGCGTACAAACAGATTGCAATTCTCGAAAATCTCGGAATCATAAGTGAAATCACAGGTGGACAACGCGGGAAAATATATGCGTTTCAAGAGTATATTGATCTTTTCAAAAAATAA
- the mnmA gene encoding tRNA 2-thiouridine(34) synthase MnmA yields the protein MKIVVGLSGGVDSSVAAYLLKKQGHDVVALFMRNWNDASVTLEDECPWIEDSNDALMVAQKLGIPFQVIDMSELYKEKIVDYMFAEYEKGRTPNPDVLCNREVKFDVFLKTALSLGADKVATGHYARVDSTTDENGKEFFHLLAGKYNNKDQSYFLCQLNQEQLSKSLFPIGELTKPEVREIAKEIGLVTADKKDSQGLCFIGKVSLPTFLQQQLEPKEGEIVEIFEDFAQFHQEKPSFSTKLKELEFLSKKISYQKSDGKVIGKHPGAHYFTIGQSKGLGIGGHKESCFIIHRDMENNILYVGEGKNFPGLFRKALKIENSEVHWVRADLRLKNGESMKVKARIRYRQPLEEATLYQFDEGFFIEFENPQSAIAEGQFAAWYDGEELLGSGVIS from the coding sequence ATGAAAATAGTAGTAGGTTTATCGGGCGGAGTAGATTCCAGTGTTGCCGCCTATCTTTTAAAAAAGCAGGGACACGATGTGGTCGCGCTCTTTATGCGAAATTGGAACGATGCATCGGTTACTTTGGAAGACGAATGTCCGTGGATCGAGGACAGCAACGATGCTTTAATGGTCGCCCAGAAATTGGGAATTCCTTTCCAGGTGATCGATATGAGCGAGCTCTACAAAGAAAAAATTGTGGACTACATGTTTGCCGAATACGAAAAAGGAAGAACTCCAAATCCTGACGTCCTCTGCAACCGCGAAGTAAAATTTGACGTTTTTCTGAAGACCGCACTTTCTCTGGGTGCAGATAAAGTCGCAACCGGACATTACGCAAGAGTGGATTCTACCACCGATGAAAACGGAAAAGAATTCTTCCATCTTTTGGCAGGAAAATACAATAACAAAGATCAAAGTTATTTCCTTTGTCAGCTGAACCAGGAACAATTGTCGAAATCGCTGTTCCCGATCGGTGAACTCACAAAACCTGAAGTTCGCGAAATCGCCAAAGAAATCGGATTAGTAACCGCAGATAAAAAAGATTCACAAGGATTATGCTTTATCGGAAAGGTGAGTTTGCCGACATTTCTTCAGCAGCAGCTTGAACCAAAAGAAGGCGAAATTGTAGAAATTTTTGAAGATTTCGCACAATTTCATCAAGAAAAACCATCTTTTTCAACAAAATTGAAAGAACTTGAATTCCTTTCAAAAAAGATATCTTACCAAAAATCCGATGGAAAAGTAATCGGAAAACATCCCGGAGCGCACTATTTCACGATTGGTCAAAGCAAAGGTTTGGGAATTGGCGGTCACAAAGAAAGCTGCTTCATCATCCATCGTGATATGGAAAACAACATTCTCTACGTTGGCGAAGGCAAAAATTTCCCCGGACTTTTCAGAAAAGCTTTAAAGATCGAGAATTCGGAAGTTCACTGGGTTCGTGCAGATTTACGGTTGAAAAACGGAGAGTCAATGAAGGTCAAAGCACGAATCCGTTACCGACAACCTTTGGAAGAAGCGACTCTTTATCAGTTTGACGAAGGATTTTTCATCGAGTTTGAAAATCCGCAATCCGCGATTGCAGAAGGACAGTTTGCCGCTTGGTACGATGGTGAGGAATTATTGGGAAGTGGGGTGATTTCGTAA
- a CDS encoding 2TM domain-containing protein — MEDNIKYLQAKKRVKQIKGFYIHAMVYVVVNAFILLLKFQKHGSIEVHDWGIGLWGIGLAIHGLYVFLPNFILGRNWEERKIRELMEKERKSNH; from the coding sequence ATGGAAGACAACATTAAATACTTGCAAGCCAAAAAAAGAGTAAAGCAAATCAAGGGATTTTATATTCACGCAATGGTTTACGTCGTAGTCAACGCTTTTATCCTATTACTAAAATTCCAAAAACACGGGAGTATCGAGGTTCACGATTGGGGGATCGGACTTTGGGGAATTGGTTTAGCGATCCATGGACTTTATGTTTTTCTGCCCAACTTCATCCTCGGAAGAAACTGGGAGGAAAGAAAAATCCGTGAGCTGATGGAAAAAGAAAGAAAAAGTAATCACTAA
- a CDS encoding LytR/AlgR family response regulator transcription factor has protein sequence MKLETTMRIKTIIIEDEKPAARKLERLLSLFTDLELVATINSVEEGITWFSQNEAPDLIFSDIVLGDGLSFEIFEKVPTKSFIIYTTAFDQYTLKAFKLNSIDYLLKPIMEDDLKKAIEKYKSFLPSERSHNSMEIKSLIKNERQKLSRILVKIGYNLKIVQTDEVSCFFSENKIVYLQTKERTFPTDFTLDELQEVLDEMKFFRVNRQFIISSEFIKNIHTSPYYKVELEFQPAEEITVSRDRVKDFKDWLSR, from the coding sequence ATGAAACTTGAAACAACAATGAGAATTAAGACCATCATCATCGAAGACGAAAAACCAGCAGCAAGAAAACTCGAACGACTTTTGAGTTTATTCACTGATTTAGAATTGGTTGCGACGATTAATTCTGTGGAAGAGGGAATTACATGGTTTTCTCAAAATGAAGCACCTGACCTGATTTTTTCTGACATCGTTTTAGGTGACGGTTTGTCTTTCGAGATTTTTGAGAAAGTGCCGACAAAGAGCTTTATCATTTACACCACGGCTTTTGACCAGTACACTTTGAAGGCATTTAAGCTCAACTCCATCGACTATCTTCTGAAACCAATTATGGAAGATGACCTTAAGAAAGCCATTGAAAAATACAAGAGTTTCTTGCCTTCGGAACGCTCACATAATTCAATGGAAATCAAATCTTTAATTAAAAATGAAAGACAGAAGCTGTCGAGAATTTTGGTAAAGATTGGCTATAACCTAAAAATTGTGCAGACCGATGAGGTTTCCTGCTTCTTTAGTGAAAACAAGATCGTTTACCTTCAAACCAAAGAAAGGACTTTTCCCACCGATTTTACTTTGGATGAGCTGCAGGAAGTTCTTGATGAAATGAAGTTCTTCCGCGTAAACCGACAGTTCATCATCAGTTCCGAATTTATCAAGAACATCCACACTTCACCGTATTACAAAGTGGAGCTGGAATTCCAACCTGCGGAAGAAATCACGGTGAGCAGGGATCGAGTGAAGGATTTTAAGGATTGGTTGTCGCGCTAA
- a CDS encoding 2TM domain-containing protein: MENNINNDELLYKKAQKRVKEISNFYWFVAGYIMVAFILLYKDYSNNIFNFKTEYIVFMLILQGIFLLGYGIYLFVPKLHNWEERKTKELMEKYKKNGRQH; this comes from the coding sequence ATGGAAAATAACATCAACAACGACGAGTTGCTTTATAAAAAAGCGCAGAAAAGAGTAAAAGAAATTTCAAATTTTTATTGGTTTGTTGCAGGTTACATTATGGTTGCTTTTATCTTGCTTTATAAAGATTATAGCAATAATATTTTTAATTTCAAGACCGAGTACATTGTTTTTATGTTGATTCTACAGGGAATTTTTCTTCTTGGCTATGGAATTTACCTTTTTGTTCCCAAGCTTCACAATTGGGAAGAGCGAAAAACAAAAGAGTTAATGGAAAAATATAAAAAAAATGGAAGACAACATTAA